From Argopecten irradians isolate NY chromosome 2, Ai_NY, whole genome shotgun sequence, the proteins below share one genomic window:
- the LOC138316322 gene encoding uncharacterized protein: MVNTKTTPMKACPMCKFRTAGTDELKEHLVLCGLKNAEKNPFSCSHCNFTTSKQIYLTRHEKRHQKSEDKNSQPEVGQVSSQPDGKGDVALSISSSNDSDSDSDHDVSSPEDWQTQDPGPLLSEESEMESSDHVFQPEEGASTSAEGTCNDQEPDDDSLLGRVIRKSTKPTLPFNQKRAAMEQNVATSKKLRATDLRNVIPKPVTLEQPIKRHTQTVTRRFVSVGVQTDTALNTTKRTVTTTYRYHEADKRVKQTTVDETFFYFKAFGDSRE; this comes from the coding sequence ATGGTAAACACTAAAACAACTCCAATGAAGGCCTGCCCAATGTGTAAATTCCGGACAGCTGGAACTGATGAGCTTAAGGAGCACCTGGTGCTTTGTGGTTTGAAAAATGCGGAAAAGAATCCCTTCTCCTGCAGccactgcaattttacaacgtCAAAGCAAATATACCTAACCCGCCATGAGAAAAGGCACCAGAAATCAGAAGACAAGAATAGTCAGCCTGAAGTAGGACAAGTGTCCAGCCAGCCTGACGGGAAAGGCGACGTAGCCTTAAGCATCAGCAGCAGTAATGATAGTGACTCGGATAGCGATCATGATGTCTCATCACCAGAAGACTGGCAAACACAGGATCCGGGGCCATTACTGTCAGAGGAATCAGAAATGGAATCTAGTGATCATGTGTTCCAACCTGAGGAAGGAGCATCTACCTCGGCAGAAGGAACATGCAATGATCAGGAACCTGATGATGATTCGTTGCTTGGAAGAGTCATTCGgaagtccactaaacctacgtTGCCTTTTAACCAGAAAAGAGCGGCCATGGAGCAAAACGTTGCAACGAGCAAGAAGTTACGCGCAACAGATCTACGCAATGTTATCCCCAAACCTGTAACTCTTGAACAACCTATCAAACGACACACTCAAACAGTGACCCGTCGTTTTGTCAGTGTAGGTGTCCAGACGGACACGGCTTTAAACACCACTAAGAGAACTGTCACTACAACTTATCGCTATCATGAGGCTGATAAACGTGTAAAGCAAACTACCGTAGATGAGACATTCTTCTACTTCAAGGCATTTGGTGATAGCCGTGAATAG